One window from the genome of Mauremys mutica isolate MM-2020 ecotype Southern chromosome 4, ASM2049712v1, whole genome shotgun sequence encodes:
- the LOC123369198 gene encoding up-regulator of cell proliferation-like — translation MEVSHIPERSKAFQDILSRLNLEKHRSRKIRLRDVLEICPGGIKNRIPEALSDLPWHFLRKVMAVNGTARNTSIGHKAPEEEMSDDNKELHIDDNFYVSDAEIKVSLHPLDVLCAVLLYSDSFLQQEILSKMSMCQFALPLLLPALDIHKCTLMLWAMRDIVRKWRPHSLAESRGFREESLVLTSMPTISFVRLGSCSFSKSKLLNDVLSPSQQHQNFFIHRDMESGNVLRQIADGLVEISWYFPGGNENSDLFPEPVAVTNLRGDIETQWLQFSFLTEVSSAMFIVTESISEREYELLSSLKESTAKYYFILNYKNEKPIETLGFLNKLAPVLKLSKSQLLVKDSTTNNAGFVKKVQSTIGNIMNSSPKTVSLEAMAVMARDLGIQVDEDCQACQCARKCAEEITAEIRDVAKYKREMLRLQGDPWKNLAKVEKELCRMKSQGDMATEDYKSELKQKWLEIRRQQNQCGLTNGLTKFINGIEHLPTVEKHYFLKWMKFSLDNTARGNLSKMRVEYKTKCETPGADRKQLEKLDKLIADSSLGVEHFIRELGQFYEAECSIVKEGNKAENQRQFIHLPAIAADLMLEGFPMELIDGDASNIPMNWVVDVLTHLNIRLEGRSIMVVITVLGVQSTGKSTLLNTMFGLQFAVSSGRCTRGAFMTLIKVTEAVQKLSGCDFILVIDTEGLKAPELTTLEDSYQHDNELATLVIGLSDITIVNMAMENATEMKDILQIVVHAFLRMEEIGQKPNCQFVHQNVSDVSAHDQNMRDRKHLLEQLNEMTKAAARMEKQSREMAFSDIMEYNPEKHNWYIPGLWHGVPPMAPVNTGYSESVCELKKHLFEFIENRSRYRAVKDIPEFIEWLKSLWNAVKHENFIFSFRNSLVAEAYNQLSMKYSEWEWDFRKKMYSWISDKETFIQNQPPEKLEGDPLASLKIEAQGKLQEEEKKLLDNLEQYFKSGASNLNLIEKYREDFKRSANSLKRELESYSISNCEEAIRIQRGQHKIDTIQTGYKQTIEGKVDRLLAECRNRKHKLDNEKLKIEFETMWRKTLSELKLSSLQKRQVVQDMDLQLRKDFENRGSAINQMLQHAKSLLGYRMKSFTMKKEYLELKWTTAVVEFFLQDCHRKTEELALSLMDECKKYIEEKVKSKTDYDETYCGELLHMVNERLKREDVQKLPTTPSFEVDLKLHILGEAACAFQKMHEDFIKENDPQQRLEKLKPQYFSIFMDLYLEKDESQTRAKDFCYQCLKPALVGYVNKRLGLEIVDNFLSSEQAVEYASRSFFQLSVLKKLLEEMNFDNYVKYIRNYEKFVKSWIQRCLIDHYGGKTSLRELEKGILSTIINKIKGVLKNSINKNNKTVSAFLDSFCKELQQDLVISCNSLVGVQFKSTAKIEQLSDNIRTFLLELEQQILTQFNHLQLDTKLSNLSVKPQDEIFKRVFGCGKQCPFCKAPCEAGGTDHKEHFVSVHRPKGLGNFRDRDSQKLEHSICSSDVVSNREFQTAATAGKFHPFKDYRHYYPDWRIQPDPSIDASDYWKFVFKSFNDQFARKYDAKATDLPRDWKNITKEDALRGLKQGFYLKK, via the coding sequence AAAGAAGTAAAGCATTTCAAGATATTCTGTCCAGATTAAACCTGGAGAAGCACAGAAGCAGGAAGATCAGGCTGAGGGATGTCCTGGAGATCTGCCCAGGAGGCATCAAAAACAGGATTCCAGAGGCATTAAGTGATTTACCTTGGCATTTCCTGAGGAAGGTCATGGCTGTGAATGGGACAGCCAGAAATACAAGCATTGGGCACAAGGCTCCTGAAGAAGAAATGAGTGATGATAATAAAGAGCTACATATTGATGACAATTTCTATGTTAGTGATGCCGAGATAAAAGTTTCCCTGCACCCCCTCGATGTTCTCTGCGCCGTTCTGCTTTACTCAGACAGTTTCCTGCAGCAGGAGATCCTGTCCAAAATGTCCATGTGCCAATTTGCCCTCCCTCTGCTGCTACCTGCCCTTGACATCCACAAGTGCACACTAATGCTGTGGGCCATGAGGGACATTGTGCGGAAGTGGAGGCCGCACTCCCTGGCAGAgagcagagggttcagagaggagAGCCTGGTGCTCACGTCAATGCCAACCATTTCCTTTGTGCGGTTGGGgagctgcagcttctccaagtCCAAACTCCTCAATGATGttctcagcccctcccagcagcacCAAAATTTCTTCATCCATCGTGACATGGAGTCTGGGAATGTTCTTCGGCAAATTGCAGATGGGCTGGTTGAGATTTCCTGGTATTTCCCTGGTGGAAATGAGAATTCAGATCTTTTCCCAGAACCTGTGGCAGTTACAAATCTGCGTGGAGACATCGAGACGCAGTGGCTGCAGTTTAGCTTTTTAACAGAGGTCTCCTCAGCAATGTTCATAGTTACTGAGAGCATCAGTGAGCGAGAATATGAGCTGTTATCCTCGCTGAAAGAATCAACAGCTAAATATTACTTCATCCTTAACTACAAGAATGAGAAACCCATAGAAACTCTGGGATTCCTTAATAAGCTGGCCCCTGTGCTGAAGCTGAGCAAATCACAGCTACTTGTGAAAGATAGTACCACTAATAATGCAGGATTTGTGAAAAAGGTGCAGTCCACCATAGGAAACATAATGAACTCATCTCCCAAGACAGTGAGTTTGGAAGCTATGGCTGTGATGGCACGTGACCTAGGAATCCAGGTGGATGAGGATTGTCAGGCATGTCAGTGTGCGAGGAAATGTGCTGAAGAAATCACTGCAGAAATAAGAGATGTGGCAAAATACAAAAGAGAAATGTTGAGACTCCAAGGGGACCCATGGAAAAACTTGGCTAAAGTGGAAAAAGAGCTGTGCCGAATGAAAAGCCAAGGAGACATGGCCACTGAAGACTATAAATCTGAGCTGAAACAGAAATGGTTAGAGATACGCAGACAGCAGAATCAGTGTGGCCTTACTAATGGTTTGACTAAGTTCATCAATGGAATAGAACACTTGCCTACAGTGGAGAAACATTACTTCCTGAAATGGATGAAATTTAGCCTCGATAACACTGCCAGGGGAAATCTTTCTAAAATGCGGGTTGAGTATAAAACGAAATGTGAAACTCCAGGAGCGGATCGAAAACAGCTGgaaaaactagataaattaatagcTGACAGTTCCCTTGGGGTGGAGCATTTCATACGTGAGTTGGGGCAGTTCTATGAAGCTGAATGCTCAATAGTTAAAGAAGGCAATAAGGCAGAAAATCAGAGACAATTCATCCATCTCCCAGCCATAGCAGCTGACTTGATGCTGGAAGGGTTTCCTATGGAGCTGATTGATGGAGATGCCTCCAACATCCCCATGAACTGGGTAGTAGATGTTCTAACTCATCTCAATATCAGACTAGAGGGTAGATCCATAATGGTGGTTATAACAGTGCTGGGAGTGCAGAGCACAGGGAAATCCACCCTCCTCAACACCATGTTTGGCCTGCAGTTTGCAGTGAGCAGTGGCCGATGTACGCGAGGAGCCTTCATGACGCTCATTAAAGTTACAGAAGCTGTTCAGAAGCTAAGTGGCTGTGATTTCATCCTGGTGATAGACACAGAAGGTCTGAAGGCCCCTGAACTAACGACATTGGAAGACAGTTATCAACATGACAATGAGCTGGCCACACTGGTGATTGGACTGAGTGACATAACCATTGTTAACATGGCCATGGAGAATGCCACCGAAATGAAGGATATTCTGCAAATTGTGGTCCATGCCTTTCTCAGAATGGAGGAAATAGGACAAAAGCCAAACTGCCAGTTTGTGCATCAGAACGTCAGTGATGTGTCTGCACATGACCAGAATATGAGGGACAGGAAGCATCTACTGGAGCAACTGAATGAAATGACGAAAGCTGCAGCAAGGATGGAAAAACAAAGCAGGGAAATGGCGTTTTCTGATATTATGGAGTATAACCCAGAGAAACACAATTGGTACATCCCTGGGCTGTGGCATGGAGTCCCTCCCATGGCTCCAGTAAACACTGGATacagtgagagtgtgtgtgagctAAAGAAACACCTATTTGAATTCATAGAGAACCGTTCACGTTACAGAGCTGTCAAAGACATTCCTGAATTTATTGAATGGCTGAAGAGTCTGTGGAATGCAGTAAAACATGAAAACTTCATCTTTAGCTTTAGAAACAGCCTTGTTGCTGAAGCCTATAACCAGCTGTCTATGAAGTATTCTGAATGGGAGTGGGATTTCCGCAAGAAGATGTATAGCTGGATATCCGATAAAGAAACTTTCATCCAGAACCAGCCACCAGAGAAACTAGAGGGTGATCCTTTAGCAAGTTTAAAAATTGAGGCACAAGGGAAACTTcaggaggaagaaaagaagcTCTTGGATAATTTAGAACAGTATTTTAAAAGTGGAGCTTCAAATTTGAACCTGAtagaaaagtacagagaagattTCAAAAGGAGCGCAAATAGCCTCAAAAGAGAACTTGAAAGTTATTCAATCAGTAACTGTGAGGAAGCAATTCGAATCCAAAGAGGACAGCACAAGATAGACACTATCCAGACTGGGTACAAACAGACAATTGAAGGGAAAGTTGACAGACTCTTGGCTGAATGCCGAAAcagaaaacataaactagacaatGAGAAACTGAAAATAGAATTTGAAACAATGTGGCGAAAAACCTTGTCAGAGTTAAAGCTCAGTAGTTTACAGAAACGTCAAGTTGTTCAAGATATGGATCTCCAGCTGAGAAAGGATTTTGAGAATCGAGGGAGTGCCATCAATCAGATGCTACAACATGCAAAAAGCCTGCTGGGTTATAGAATGAAGTCTTTCACAATGAAGAAGGAATACTTAGAACTAAAATGGACCACAGCAGTTGTGGAATTCTTCTTACAGGACTGTCACCGTAAAACTGAAGAGCTTGCTCTATCTTTAATGGATGAATGCAAGAAATACATTGAAGAAAAAGTTAAATCCAAAACAGACTATGATGAAACCTATTGCGGAGAACTGCTGCATATGGTTAATGAGAGGTTAAAACGGGAAGATGTTCAGAAACTTCCCACTACCCCTAGTTTTGAAGTTGACCTGAAACTTCACATTTTGGGGGAAGCAGCTTGTGCGTTTCAGAAGATGCATGAAGATTTTATCAAAGAAAACGATCCTCAGCAACGTCTGGAGAAGCTGAAACCTCAGTATTTCTCCATATTTATGGATCTCTATTTGGAAAAGGATGAAAGCCAAACAAGGGCCAAAGATTTCTGTTATCAGTGTCTCAAACCTGCCTTGGTGGGTTATGTCAACAAAAGGCTCGGACTAGAAATAGTTGACAATTTTCTCAGCAGTGAACAGGCCGTTGAATACGCCAGCCGAAGCTTCTTTCAGTTGTCTGTGCTAAAGAAGCTGCTGGAAGAGATGAACTTTGACAACTATGTGAAATACATACGTAACTATGAAAAGTTTGTCAAATCCTGGATACAGAGATGTCTGATAGATCACTATGGAGGGAAGACAAGTTTGAGAGAGTTGGAGAAAGGGATTCTCtccacaataataaataaaatcaaaggaGTTCTGAAAAACTccataaataaaaacaataagaCAGTTTCTGCCTTTTTAGACAGCTTTTGCAAAGAGCTGCAGCAGGACCTGGTCATTTCCTGCAATAGCTTAGTTGGAGTACAGTTTAAAAGCACAGCAAAAATTGAGCAGCTTTCTGATAACATTCGAACCTTCCTTCTGGAGTTAGAACAACAAATCTTAACCCAGTTTAATCATTTGCAACTTGACACCAAACTCTCCAACCTGTCAGTGAAGCCCCAGGATGAGATCTTCAAGCGAGTGtttggctgtgggaagcagtgtccATTCTGTAAAGCCCCCTGTGAAGCAGGAGGCACTGACCATAAAGAGCATTTTGTATCAGTCCATCGACCCAAAGGATTAGGGAACTTCAGGGATCGTGATTCACAAAAGCTTGAGCATTCCATATGCTCCTCTGATGTGGTTTCCAATCGTGAGTTCCAAACTGCAGCCACAGCAGGAAAATTTCATCCTTTCAAAGATTACCGCCATTACTACCCAGACTGGCGCATTCAGCCTGATCCCAGCATTGATGCTTCTGATTACTGGAAATTTGTTTTCAAATCATTCAATGACCAGTTCGCTAGGAAGTATGATGCTAAAGCAACAGATCTCCCAAGAGACTGGAAAAATATCACTAAAGAGGATGCCCTGCGGGGCCTAAAGCAAGGGTTTTATCTGAAAAAATAG